A stretch of DNA from Schistocerca americana isolate TAMUIC-IGC-003095 chromosome 3, iqSchAmer2.1, whole genome shotgun sequence:
AAAATATGTTACCATTGGACACAACAGAGTGAAAACAAGTAAAGTAAATAAGCTAAATTTAGTACTGGATGTTAGTCTACACCGGGATTTCGGTGCTGTTGGggagcatttctctttctttcattTGGCAAGGACATTATTGACTACACATCTGCACCACAAGCATCTTGAATGAATTTCTATCTACTGCATTGGAAATTCATTTGGCATTGATATTCATCCTCGTTACATCATCCCAGAAGCTGTACTGTCATTAGCTTCTGGATCTTTCTTGTGTTCCATGTATTTTTCTAGAGAATGCTATACGGGGTATGCTACTCTCTGGTGTTCCTACCATATAAGCAACACAGCATAACTTTCTATTTTAGCAATGTGGAACTTTTCACTGTTGAATAGCTTCTGTAGTTCATCTTTTCCGATCCTCCGTTCTCTTATATCTTAATCACTTACAGATCAAAACTCTGAAGATTTGATTTCTAATATAAATAGATTTTCCTCAACTTTTTCCTGAATGTTGAAACTTCAAACTTCAGTAATACTACCATAATTACAGCAGACTGATGTAAATTAGTTTTGATGTCGGTGTTAAGCTTTATTTTTCTTAGGCTTCTAAATTTGTTATGTTAACAGCTGTAAGGTATGCATCTGCACTTATACACCAGTTCTGACTGAAGAGACGTTAAAAGTACTTAATCAACTCTGTTGAAGGTAATTCATTTACAGCCCAAGGGTGCATCAACCAGGTTTGTCTTTATTTGCCACAGATTCTGTCTTCTCTTCATTAGCACTTAGTCCTGCTTACTTAGCAAATATATAATGTAATAGTTGTGTATCATTCTGTTTATACTTGTCTTGCAATTGCCTATTCATCTTACATCATCCACACAGATGAGTATAATTCGTTAGTTACTTGTCCCACAGATCAAAATCACCATTAACATTATGATTTGGAATGTGCCACACACAAAACATTTATACgtaactaaaaaaataaaagaaaacatttatACTACTACAAGCTGGTGGCCAtttacagtttctttttctttcttttctttttttaagatcAGCTGTCTCTATTCAATAATTCCTCTATagtttagaaggagttgtcaaggaggaacATCTTTAATCTACATCTAAAAAAACTTCTGCtatctgtcacacattttatttcCATAGGTATATTCTCAGAGAGCTTTACAGctccatattttacccctttctgtgccaaagttagattcattaaaggacaatgcagatcatttttccttctagtgttgtacttgTAAATACCTCTGTTACTCTGAAACGTAGGTGGATTGTtgataataaatttcataagtcaATAAATGTACTGTGACACTATGGTTAAATATTATTAGCTGCGCAAAAAGATACCTGCAAGGTGTAAGTATGTGAACTCCAAACATAATTGTAATTACTTTCTTTAACAACAAAGGAAATCCCTGTACAGAAAAAGAATTGAAATTAGGGAAAGGCGACCACTTAACTACAGAGAAGCTTTTGCTATTTTTCTAGTaagagtacacacattcacacacacaaccaccgaGGCACGAAATGTCTGTGGGTATGCACATCTGGTGTCTCTCTGTGCGAATGTGTATATGCTTATTAGAAGAAGTACAATAATTCAGTGGCTAGTGTTAACTGTTTTCTACTACGTTTTTCTATGTGCCACATATCAGTTCTCTACAGGTAAGTAGTTGCCTTTCTCTAATTACTTTATTCGGTGCAATGAATACATTTTGCCTAAGCAAAGAGTTACCCCAGATCATAATCCTAAAAGAAAATATGCAAAGTTCATTAACTTACTGACTTTTATATCCCCAAAGTTGAAAATTCTCCTCATGGCAAAAGTATCTGAACCTAAATGTTTTATCAGGACTATTGAAcggttttttcctttttaaattctggTCAATATGCTGAACCAAGACCTTACAATTTTGTATACTGTTTACATTATTGTTTGTTGGTATACTAGTATAATAGGATGTGGGATATTTTTTGAAGATACAGAACTTTATGAActgtatttttttcatagtttaaagctagcccatttgtgcaaaaccattcagtaactttcacaaaaacatcacttactattttctctgttgatgctCTTTTGCTCAGCTTCACAACAATGCttctatcatctgcaaacaggatTATTCTACCTCATGATTCAAATAAAATGACAGATAATTAACATAAAGTGAGAACGGTAGCAGGCTAATGACCAACTCTGTGGGACTCCCATTGTAATTTATCCCTATGCAGATGATACGGCgttcagggtgagcacaaagtcttgcgctgattataacaatttattacagaataaccgtttgacataataagtcacATCTGATGTCATtagataggttagtgttactagtttttttttaaggCCACTTATgtcagtaaacctcaacgtgtgctcccttggtagctcggagaatatcgaggcggtattccagttcccaccaGGTGTTTCGTAATGTGTTCTGTCGCAGTAcctacagcagcttgtatcctagccttcagatcgtcgacgtcagcaactgttgtgttgaagactctgtccttgatgtagccccagaaaaaaagtcaaggggcataATGTCTGGAGAGAGGAGTAGAGGAGTAATGtctggatcggtggattggaaggaacggtcgaacatcctggccaccccgctctccagacattacggcccttgacttttttttctggggctacatcaaggacagagtcttcaacACAACAGTTGCTGACGACGACGatctgaaggctaggatacaagctgctatgGGTACTGTGACGGAACACATGTTAAGAAACACCTGGTGGGAACTGGAATATCCCTCGACATTCTCAGAGCTACCAAGGGAgaacacgttgaggtttactaacgtaagtggtcttaaaaaactagtaacactaacctacgtaaaggcatcaaatgtaacttattatgtcaaacagttattctgttataattttttataatcagtgcaagactttgtgctcaccctgtatatctgtattATTTGCACAGCCTAGGGTAACTTTCTGCactctgtttgtaaaataaaacttaaactggGTATTTGATGAACTATTTATTCCATAAAAACTTAACTTCCATAATAGAAATTATGactaacacaatcaaatgcctcacAGTTGGATTCCTTTCAGGACCAGTTTTAGCAAATACTGTATCAGTCTCCTCTAAATCTAAATAACACTGATGAGATGGCAGACCCTCATCTCAAAACAgatacacatttaaaaaataaatgtggcATTCCAAAACTAGTTATGCAACAAATGAAAACATTACTAAGTGTGGGTATTAGAAGTGAATTTATTCTAATTCCTAATACTGTAATATGACAGCAGTGTCATTAGTGTGATTATGTTAATAATATCTCAACTGCAACTCTATGAATTGAAGTGTATAGCACCAGTTTCCCAAACTTTCCAAGGACAAATAAGTATTGGTACTAAATGATGATGTTTACAGAATGCAACAAATAAAGGAGTTACAATTTCAATTAAAGCCATGACAGGGGCAGAAATAGATTCTTACTATGAGAGAATTATATGAATAGTGCACTCAAACCTAGTCCACAGATTTCCTGTGCCCTATCCTCACCCTGCTCCCTCCCCaatactgctccccccccccccccccccccaagaatcagctacacATAAACAACCCTCTCACCACCCACCATCACTCTGGACTGGAATAGCTGAACTATATTCTTTGTCAGAGTTTTGATTATGTCTCCTAATGCCCTCAAATGAAGGACATCCTATCCAAGATCCTTCTCATCCctcttaaagtggtgttccattatccacccaacctacacaatatcctggtCCTTCactatgccactcccactcccaaccccttgccaaagGGATCTTATGCCTCTGGCAGAGCAGGGTGTAAGCcctgcccagtccacccacccagcaACTATTATTCtgatcctgtcacaggcttatcctaccataTCAGAGGCTGGGCTGCCTGCAAAATTACCCCTGTCATagaccaactctgctgcaaacactgcacagctttttattttGGTATGATTACCAGCCAGCTGTCCATCAGAACaaacggccactgccaaactgttgccaagagtAAAGCTGGCCAATTGTTGGCACAACATGCAGCCGAGTATAACATACTCAATTCCAATGGATGTTTCACAAGCCAGACCatccagcttctctgaactgcagATGAGAGTTACCCTTGTTACACATTCTTTGCTCTCACGACCATCCTGGCCTCAATATCCATTAACCCaatgtctccacaccctccacctacaGTTTCTCCTTCCTCCTCCTTGTTACCTCCCCCAGTTCACACCCCCATGTCATCTCCAGCACGCACCGCTCCCCACTGTCTTTGACAACTGTGCATCAAATGCCTAGACCATGTACCTGCCACTTCTCCCTCatgcattcctagccagcaaagCAGCTGCCTCTCTATGAGCTGCTAACTACCCATCCCAACCCCTTTTCCTACCTCCCACCTACCAACTCCTCTCTACCCATCCCAAATAACACCGTCCCACTACAACCTAGACCACCTGCCAAAACGCAGCATTGGCAATGTTTGTCCAGCTGGCACCATGTATGGACATAGGCTCATGCAGGTGTGTTTCGAAAAAGGATTACTTCAAAAGCTAGCAcgttctctctctctttgtgtgtgtgtgtgtgtgtgtgtgtgtgtgtgtgtgtgtgtgttttctgctttcTCATTTAAAAAAAGCAACCTTACACCCAGAATGCTGAACCTGTTCAGGGCAGCTTACCACAATTCTTAGGAACTAACAAATGTAATTACAATATGCTTAGCAGCATTACCTTGGGTTATAATGTTTTATCTAATATAGCAGTTTTGCTCTGCAAAGTGAAATGTAGCTCCATACTCTCATTTATAGATGACTGCGTACAGAAATTAAAAAGATATTGTGTGATGAAATTCAATGGCAACCTGCACTCACTAATCATAATATCTAGATATTTATTTTAAAACTAGAAAAAAATAGGACAAATTAACTGATACATACCTGACAAGTGAATTCCTTCAGCAAGAGCATATGGTGCATAAGTAAAAACCAACATCATTCCAAACTCAAGAGATGGGTTCTTCCGTAAATCTATATGCTTCAAGAGTAGAGCACTCACAAGTGCAAACACAACACCTATTCCTGCAGATGCAAAGAACATCAAACAAAATCTGTTGATTCCTGTTAGGACAGCTTCTGATGATGTCATTGCTGGATTGTTTGATTCCAAAATTGATGTTGTTAACACAATGGCAACAGCATCATTCAGAATGCTTTCACCAAAAACCAACATGTTAAGAACAGGATCCACATCCAGTGCATGGAAAATTGCTACAGTTGCCACAGGATCAACAGCTGATATTAAAGATCCAAATGCAAAGCTTTCAACGAAGCTCAGACGGTATGCCACTTCTGCTAGTCCGAGCAAATAGACTCCTGCACCAATAACAAGTGCAGATATAGTAGTACCAAATATTGCAAAAACAAGAATGGAACCtatgttttgaaagaaatttcctttGTGCAAATTGTATCCTGATTCAAATATAATTGGAGGAAGTAAAACTAAAAAGAAAGCAGTTGGTGAAAATGCTTCTTCTTTTCTCCAGTTTGCAATGTTTTGATTTGACATCAGATTGATTATAAGGCCTATCAATGCCCCAAGAAATACAATAGCGACACTTTCTGGTAAGTACTGGAAGTTGAATTGCAACataaaatgaatcaataaaatacCTAAGGCTAGCACGCAAAGCACAAAAAATATTGACATTGAGCTGTTGTGTTCTTCCTCTGCAGAACCTTTGTCGGGGAGAACAGGTTCACCAGGCGACTCTGTGGAACTAACCGTCACATTAGTTGCATTCGTTGGTGCTTGCATGGGTGGCATCGGCGGCATACTGACATTTGCATTTGGTGGTCCCTCTGTCGAAGTAGCGTTCGAGGTTTTAGTGCCATTTGAGCTTTTAAGTAGCGTATCTCCTGAAACAGAATTTTTGTGATTCTCTGTTTTTGCCTCAGACACTGCCGGCTTCACATTACCGTCCTTCTCATCACCAGTTTCCCTTTTCCGCACCACACTAGTCTCTGTTGCCACAGACTGAACGAAAGGTACTTCACCAAATAAACAGTTTATGGtctcacattgatgttttaaatttGTGTCCACTTTTTGTGCATCGACAGCATaacaatacaaaatcaaaatgacaGGTATAACAAACGCACGGAACAGGCTAAATGCCCTCGTGTTAAATAAACTTGTTTGCTTCATGTCTGAATACACATATTTCCACGTCAAACTAAATAACAACACCAAACTGATCCCGCAGATGTGTTCCACACAGCAGACATTACGCAATTGACAACTCACATGTGTTCTGCTACGCCACAGCCTTCTAGACACATGATTTTGAGTTGTACTGTCAAGTGATGTAATCTGACCCATTCGTGACAGAACCATCGATACCTTCTGAGCTGGTGATATGAAATATAATTCTACATCTCTAAAATTTCCAACATAAAGAAGCAACTCCCTAAACGAATAAAAACACTGGCAAGTATTTGAACAGCTGTTTGTGGTGCATAAATGAAACAGACGGAACGTTAGATCATTCCATAATGAATTTCAAATGACTGCACTCTCACAAGCCGTCAACAGAACGGGACGGAACAGTACATCAACGTCATGTTTcctcgggaagaaagttttgacgctGAAGGCGGATTTCCACATGCAACAAAAGTGACACCACAGCTAGTCGCATGACGCCTCATACAGCAGGGGGGCCGTGTGGTACTATTTCCACAAGCTCCTGTTTAAATTCTTGGGACTCTATTTTTCAGGATAGCGTTAACATAGGTTATTCGTATGGACACTTGTGTTGTCACTGAGGTTATGGTATTAGAAATGAACTAAGAATCCAGAAAGAAATAGAGGAAGCAGAAATGTTGGAATTGGAAGTGAATCTTATGCAGAAATAACGCAGCGGCATTAAACAAACTTATAAAGGCAGCAGCACTCTTAAATCAAGACACTCGTGATTCACTTAAGAATAACAAATGCCAATTTCGAATATTCGTAGATCTCACTATAGTCTACGTAATCGTCTTGAGAGAATTCAGCAAATATATACGAGTTGATACTTAAGATAATGTtcatttattgttccatctcagCTGCACATTCTTTATAAAAttcgattacatgtttcgatctcactggatcatcttcagatctgagtaATTGCATTAGCAACCCGTTTTGTCTACTCAGAACTACATATATTCTGATATGTTAAGCTACGTAGACAAGATGGGTGGCTAATGCaattacttagatctgaagatgatccagtgtGACCGAAACATGATATCGAATAAAAAAGTGTGCAGCTGGTGTGGAAcattaaatgagaattatcttaaatatccaCTTGTAGATCTGTGACTCGGGCTGTATTAGAAAATCCGATACATTACAGATGGACTCCTCGATCAAGTGCAGCTAGAAGTGACACTACAATATTTGATATCTGGTAATTACCTGTCGACTTTCCAACGTTTATGCCGCATTATGAAAAGCACAATTTCAAAGTTCTCGTGTAATGTGCTGAATACTGTTTACAATGCCCTAAAGACTTGTGGAAGTAGGGTACTAAGGCACATTAGAACCACTGCTGTATGATGCACAACACAGTTACTCATGAATCGTTCTGTTGCACAGAGTGAATTTAAAGATGGTCTACACGCTTACAGCGTCCAAGACGTGCTACTAATCTCGTCCGGAGATCGTCTCCTTGGTATGTTAGAGAGGTTTCGACTTCTCGAAGCTTTTGATGTTCCCAAAGAACAGGGactgcagagcacattgagttgaGTCGATAGTTGATCATGGGCGAAATCACCAGACCGACCATGCTGTGGCTGACGCGCTAGCAAGACACGGTTGGACAGTTTCTCGTTGAGGCGTGTGTTGGATAGCTGCTGTATGATAGTGGGAAACACGTTTCAGGCCTCCAGCATGTGTATGTACTTGTtgtctgccgttgagggggaggaGAGTGTTGGCGAACGGTGTACAGATGACATTATGCCAGGTGCTGAGGCAGCTGTCTGATGCAGCCATAACGCAATTTGAAGGTGACGCCCAGTGCAGGTGACAGCAGTGGTAAGTCTGTGAGAGGCTGACAAGGTCGTGCTGGTATCTGGGTTGAGGTTATTGGTGTCAGCATGGTCAGTATGCCTATGTGGGAATCGGGTATCTGAAGTCTGTCAGGGCATAGCATAGTCGTCCTGCAGAACACATGCAGATTTGAGCCTTGCGTGGGACACTGCTGTTGGTGTGCCACACACTGATAACATCAAACATCTGTTCACTGTGAGACAACATTTTGTGAGGTCCTGTGTCAGGTGGCTGGAGAGTTGGGCATATGATGTCATCGTGTATCACTGCGAACTTACAGTGGCAGAGGTCCTTATGAACGAATACTTTCAGTTGCATGTGTGGTGATAATAGCGGCATGCATATGTTCTGAATGTGTATGTGAACTCGGTCCACTGATGTTGGCAGGCCAGTGTGCACTGCATTGAATATATGCTGTGCAAAGTCCAAGAGAAACAATAGGGTTTCCCCATATAGGATCTTGGCAAGTGACGTTTGGAGGTCATCTTTATATGCCAACTGAATGCACCCATGGCAGTGCCATGAATCAGGATCCACCACCATCTCATGACCCACCCATTGCTATGGGGTGCTAAGATGTGGTGCATGTGCAATTAATGCTGTGCAGGTGGCACAGGGCTGTGAAGAGGGTTGAATTAAACTGCCAGCCCTCATCTGTGGTGATCTGTTTGGAATTCCAAAGTGCAAGGTCCACATTTCTATAAATGTGCTTGCCATTGTTTCCGCTGTAATATTGTGGATAGGTGCCACCATGATTCATCTCAGTCTTCTATTGATGGCTAAAAGCAGGAACTGGAAGCCTTCTTATGGAGTAAAAGGTCCTACCACATCGATATGTACATGTCTTAAACGTTCTTTGGTTGTAGGAAATTGTCTGTGGCTGTGGCTGAGTGTATtggttggttttatttcattgataGGCTAGGCAGCCCTGTAAACAGCTTCTGCAGCTTTACTTAAACCCGTGGTTTACGAACCTGTCTGTGATAAGGCTTGTTCTGGTTTCTGGGTAGCTCAAGTTGTGTAGCCTGTTGAACACTTCCCACCACATACTGCGCTGCATGATGTGGCATATCCTGTCTTGGGACATGTCACATAGCTGTGTTAGCTCAGTGTTGGATAAGGTTTGACATTCGATCCGGATTGGTCATCCAATATGTCATGAGTTCGTCGATGGAAGGGCCATTAGCTTGTTCTGTTGGCTTAAGTTCATAGCAATATTGTCACTAAAGTGCTCCAGTCCATGAGACGTAATATGTGATTAAGTTGTCTGCCCCTTGGAAGCTGCGAAAATGGCGCAGACTCACGTCTTGAGACGGGTTCTTGATTGTGCCCACAAGCAGCTTATGGTCAATGTCAACGGTTACGTAGCGCCCTTCTACGTCCTCTCGAAAACGTTTGATTGCAGAGTACTTTGCAAGCAGCTCATGCTCAGAGGAGACCACTTAGACGAGAGAGACGTGAGCTTCTTGGAGAACG
This window harbors:
- the LOC124607077 gene encoding sodium/hydrogen exchanger 8, whose translation is MKQTSLFNTRAFSLFRAFVIPVILILYCYAVDAQKVDTNLKHQCETINCLFGEVPFVQSVATETSVVRKRETGDEKDGNVKPAVSEAKTENHKNSVSGDTLLKSSNGTKTSNATSTEGPPNANVSMPPMPPMQAPTNATNVTVSSTESPGEPVLPDKGSAEEEHNSSMSIFFVLCVLALGILLIHFMLQFNFQYLPESVAIVFLGALIGLIINLMSNQNIANWRKEEAFSPTAFFLVLLPPIIFESGYNLHKGNFFQNIGSILVFAIFGTTISALVIGAGVYLLGLAEVAYRLSFVESFAFGSLISAVDPVATVAIFHALDVDPVLNMLVFGESILNDAVAIVLTTSILESNNPAMTSSEAVLTGINRFCLMFFASAGIGVVFALVSALLLKHIDLRKNPSLEFGMMLVFTYAPYALAEGIHLSGIMAILFCGIVMSHYTHYNLSTVTQITMQQTMRTLAFIAETCVFAYLGLALFSFRHRVEPALVVWSIVLCLVGRACNIFPLAVLCNRFREHQITKKMMFIMWFSGLRGAIAYALSLHLQFSDETRHVIVTTTLIIVLFTTLVFGGSTMPLMKLLLASKKGRSRRRRREKEITLSKTREWGQTIDSEHLSEYTEEEMEVSFIQSRIKGFAKCDIKYFIPFFTRRFTQQELKDCKSQMTDLTNQWYQAIRISPTETDDESTTASRQ